Proteins from a genomic interval of Thermococcus sp.:
- a CDS encoding SDR family oxidoreductase, whose protein sequence is MRNKLIVVTGGAGFIGSHIAWELVKDNEVIVIDNLYTGKEENVPPGAKLIKADIRDYSAIAELISNADYIFHEAAQVSVVESIRDPVFTEEVNVLGTLNVLKALLEGHGKLIFASSAAVYGDNPNLPLKETERPRPLSPYGVTKAIAEEYLRVYHELYGLPVVSLRYFNVFGPRQSFNQYAGVISIFINRALAGEPLVIFGDGKQTRDFIYVKDVVRANLLVAESKRANGKVFNVATGRETTILELAMKIIEITGTTSSIVFDKPRPGDIRRSVADISEIKKLGFEPAFSLEEGLKKTVEWYQGRK, encoded by the coding sequence ATGAGGAACAAGCTTATCGTCGTTACCGGTGGAGCGGGATTCATAGGCTCTCATATAGCCTGGGAGCTCGTCAAGGACAACGAGGTTATCGTGATAGACAACCTCTACACTGGAAAGGAGGAAAACGTCCCGCCCGGGGCGAAGCTGATAAAGGCCGATATCCGGGACTACAGCGCGATAGCGGAGCTGATAAGCAACGCCGACTACATCTTTCACGAGGCGGCCCAGGTTAGTGTCGTTGAAAGCATCCGAGACCCGGTTTTTACGGAGGAGGTAAACGTCTTGGGAACGCTCAACGTTCTCAAGGCCCTCCTTGAGGGACACGGAAAGCTGATATTCGCTTCTTCTGCCGCCGTGTACGGGGATAATCCAAACCTTCCGCTCAAGGAAACCGAGAGGCCGAGACCTCTCTCGCCCTACGGGGTAACAAAAGCTATCGCAGAGGAATACCTGAGGGTCTACCACGAACTCTACGGTTTACCCGTTGTCTCGCTCCGCTACTTCAACGTGTTCGGCCCGAGGCAGAGCTTCAACCAGTACGCGGGAGTGATAAGCATCTTCATTAACAGAGCATTGGCGGGAGAGCCCCTCGTGATTTTTGGGGACGGCAAGCAGACAAGGGATTTCATCTACGTGAAGGACGTCGTTAGGGCCAACCTCCTCGTTGCGGAGAGCAAACGTGCCAACGGGAAGGTCTTCAACGTCGCAACGGGAAGGGAAACAACGATTCTGGAACTTGCCATGAAGATCATTGAAATAACCGGAACGACGAGCTCTATAGTCTTTGACAAGCCCAGGCCGGGGGATATAAGGAGAAGCGTAGCAGACATAAGTGAAATTAAAAAGCTTGGCTTCGAGCCCGCGTTCTCGCTGGAAGAGGGGCTAAAGAAGACTGTGGAGTGGTATCAGGGACGGAAGTAA